The following proteins are co-located in the Flectobacillus major DSM 103 genome:
- the xerD gene encoding site-specific tyrosine recombinase XerD yields MWQIYLKNFKNYLTLERSLSENSIEAYWHDVAKFWEYLEISLPELPAVEEITDKHIFDFFLFIDELGLEATSQARMLSGLKAFFKYLSIEDVIKVDPTALISAPKTGRKLPSTLSFPEIIRLFDAIDLSTPEGTRNRAMLEILYSSGLRVSELIDLKLSECYFDIGFLRVRGKGDKVRLVPIGKDAMHYTTIYLEEIRKYQPIHNDFSDHLFLNRRGKQLTRVMVFLIIKDLALSAGIQKNISPHTFRHSFATHLIEGGADLRAIQEMLGHASITTTEIYTHLDREYLKQTIVDFHPRSKRR; encoded by the coding sequence ATGTGGCAAATTTATCTGAAAAATTTCAAAAACTATCTTACTTTAGAACGCTCGCTTTCCGAAAACTCGATTGAGGCTTATTGGCATGATGTAGCAAAATTTTGGGAATACCTCGAAATTTCTTTGCCAGAATTACCCGCTGTTGAGGAAATTACGGACAAACATATTTTTGATTTTTTCCTTTTTATCGACGAACTAGGCCTCGAAGCTACTTCTCAAGCTAGGATGTTGTCGGGCTTAAAAGCATTTTTCAAATATTTGAGTATCGAAGATGTTATTAAAGTAGACCCCACAGCTTTGATTAGTGCTCCTAAAACAGGCCGAAAACTTCCCTCTACACTAAGTTTTCCCGAAATTATTCGGCTGTTCGATGCCATAGACTTATCCACTCCTGAAGGTACACGCAATAGGGCTATGCTCGAAATACTGTATAGCTCTGGGCTTAGGGTTTCGGAGCTAATCGACCTAAAACTTTCAGAATGCTATTTTGATATTGGTTTTTTGAGGGTACGAGGCAAGGGTGATAAAGTAAGGCTAGTGCCTATCGGCAAAGATGCAATGCACTATACTACTATTTATTTGGAAGAAATACGCAAGTATCAACCTATTCACAACGATTTTTCAGACCATTTGTTTCTCAATCGACGAGGCAAGCAACTTACTCGTGTAATGGTGTTTTTAATCATAAAAGACTTGGCTCTGAGTGCTGGTATTCAAAAAAATATTAGCCCACATACATTCCGACACTCATTTGCTACGCATTTGATTGAAGGTGGTGCCGATTTACGGGCTATTCAGGAAATGCTTGGCCATGCTAGTATTACTACTACCGAAATATACACGCATTTAGACCGTGAATATTTGAAACAAACGATTGTGGATTTTCACCCAAGAAGCAAAAGAAGATAA
- the aroQ gene encoding type II 3-dehydroquinate dehydratase, protein MVKKQILIVNGPNLNLLGKREPEIYGHQTFEQYFEILKDKYETQVELHYFQSNHEGALIDRIHEVGFTFDGIVLNAGGFTHTSIALADAIAAVKTPTVEVHISNVHARESYRHHSFLSKNCIGIIIGFGLRGYDFAIQTFL, encoded by the coding sequence GTGGTAAAGAAACAAATTTTGATTGTGAATGGCCCAAATCTAAATTTATTGGGCAAACGTGAGCCAGAGATTTATGGACACCAAACTTTTGAACAGTATTTTGAAATACTAAAAGATAAATACGAAACACAGGTAGAACTGCACTATTTTCAGTCGAACCACGAAGGGGCATTGATTGATAGAATCCATGAGGTAGGCTTTACATTCGATGGAATTGTGCTGAATGCAGGAGGTTTTACGCATACGTCTATTGCCTTGGCCGATGCCATTGCTGCCGTAAAAACACCTACAGTTGAGGTTCATATTTCAAATGTACACGCTCGTGAGTCGTACCGTCATCATAGTTTTTTAAGCAAAAACTGTATTGGTATTATTATTGGGTTTGGTTTGAGAGGGTACGATTTTGCTATTCAGACATTTCTGTGA